A DNA window from Pseudomonas resinovorans NBRC 106553 contains the following coding sequences:
- a CDS encoding Dps family protein, translating into MDINIGIAEQDRAAIAEGLSRLLADTYTLYLKTHNFHWNVTGPMFNTLHLMFEGQYTELALAVDSIAERIRALGFAAPGTYAAYARLSSIKEEEGVPAAEDMIRQLVQGQEAVVRTARGIFPLLDKVSDEPTADLLTQRMQVHEKTAWMLRSLLAA; encoded by the coding sequence ATGGACATCAATATCGGAATTGCCGAACAGGATCGCGCCGCTATCGCGGAGGGTCTCTCCCGACTTCTGGCCGACACCTACACCCTCTATCTCAAGACCCACAACTTCCACTGGAACGTCACTGGCCCGATGTTCAACACCCTGCACCTGATGTTCGAAGGTCAGTACACAGAACTCGCGCTGGCGGTGGACTCCATCGCCGAACGCATCCGCGCCCTGGGCTTCGCTGCGCCCGGCACCTACGCCGCTTACGCCCGCCTCTCCTCCATCAAGGAAGAAGAAGGCGTACCGGCAGCCGAGGACATGATTCGCCAACTGGTCCAGGGCCAGGAAGCGGTCGTGCGCACTGCCCGCGGCATTTTCCCGCTGCTGGACAAAGTCAGTGACGAACCCACCGCCGACTTGCTCACCCAGCGCATGCAAGTCCACGAAAAGACCGCGTGGATGCTCCGCAGCCTGCTCGCCGCCTGA
- a CDS encoding SDR family oxidoreductase encodes MQSFAGKVAIITGASSGIGRALAQQLAAQGCHLALADIDAEGLEVTTAPLRSPDLRVSTHTLDVADRDAMHGFAEQVLAHHGRAHLVINNAGVAVSQTIEEMRYDDFEWLMGINFWGVVHGTKAFLPHLLAQGEGHIVNLSSIFGIVSVPTQGAYNASKFAVRGFTEALRQELCHTPIKVSCVHPGGIRTNIARSARFYQGVDGKSDAGKAAARFDQLARTSAEQAARVILDGIRAGRPRILIGADARFLDRLQRLLPANYPRLLAKLLIKS; translated from the coding sequence ATGCAGTCATTCGCAGGGAAGGTCGCGATCATTACAGGGGCGAGCTCGGGTATCGGCCGCGCCCTGGCCCAGCAATTGGCGGCCCAGGGGTGCCACCTCGCCCTCGCCGACATCGACGCCGAAGGCCTGGAAGTCACCACCGCCCCATTGCGCAGTCCAGACCTGAGGGTTTCCACCCACACCCTGGATGTCGCCGATCGCGACGCCATGCACGGGTTCGCCGAGCAGGTCCTGGCCCATCACGGCCGCGCCCACCTGGTCATCAACAACGCCGGGGTGGCGGTGTCCCAGACCATCGAAGAGATGCGCTACGACGATTTCGAATGGCTGATGGGGATCAACTTCTGGGGCGTGGTGCACGGCACCAAGGCCTTCCTGCCCCACCTGCTGGCCCAGGGCGAGGGCCACATCGTCAATCTGTCGAGCATCTTCGGCATCGTCAGCGTGCCCACCCAGGGCGCCTACAATGCCAGCAAGTTCGCCGTGCGCGGCTTCACCGAAGCGCTGCGCCAGGAACTCTGCCACACGCCGATCAAGGTCAGTTGCGTCCATCCCGGCGGCATCCGCACCAACATCGCCCGCTCGGCCCGCTTCTACCAGGGCGTAGACGGCAAGTCCGACGCCGGCAAGGCGGCGGCACGCTTCGACCAACTGGCGCGTACCTCCGCCGAGCAAGCCGCGCGCGTCATCCTCGACGGCATCCGGGCCGGTCGCCCGCGCATCCTGATTGGTGCCGATGCACGCTTCCTCGATCGCCTCCAGCGCCTGCTGCCCGCCAACTACCCACGACTTCTCGCAAAGCTGCTAATAAAGAGTTGA
- the aspS gene encoding aspartate--tRNA ligase, whose amino-acid sequence MMRSHYCGQLNESLDGQEITLCGWVHRRRDHGGVIFLDIRDREGLAQVVFDPDREETFARADRVRSEYVVKVTGKVRLRPEGARNSNMASGAIEVLGYELEVLNQAETPPFPLDEYSDVGEETRLRYRFIDLRRPEMAAKLKLRARITSSIRRYLDENGFLDVETPILGRPTPEGARDYLVPSRTYPGHFFALPQSPQLFKQLLMVAGFDRYYQIAKCFRDEDLRADRQPEFTQIDIETSFLDESDIIGITEKMVRQLFKEVLDVEFDEFPHMPFEEAMRRYGSDKPDLRIPLELVDVADQLQGVEFKVFSGPANDPKGRVAALRVPGAASMPRSQIDDYTKFVGIYGAKGLAYIKVNERAKGVEGLQSPIVKFIPEENLNVILDRVGAVDGDIVFFGADKAKIVCDALGALRIKVGHDLKLLTKEWAPMWVVDFPMFEENDDGSLTSLHHPFTAPKCTPEELEANPAGKLSRAYDMVLNGTELGGGSIRIHDKSMQQAVFRVLGIDDAEQEEKFGFLLDALKYGAPPHGGLAFGLDRLVMLMTGAASIREVIAFPKTQSAGDVMTQAPGTVDAKALRELNIRLREQAKTE is encoded by the coding sequence ATGATGCGCAGCCACTATTGCGGCCAACTGAACGAGAGCCTGGACGGCCAGGAAATCACCCTCTGCGGTTGGGTACACCGCCGCCGCGACCACGGCGGGGTCATCTTCCTCGATATCCGTGACCGCGAAGGCCTGGCCCAGGTGGTGTTCGACCCGGATCGCGAAGAAACCTTCGCCCGCGCCGACCGCGTACGCAGCGAGTACGTCGTGAAGGTCACCGGCAAGGTGCGCCTGCGTCCTGAAGGCGCGCGCAACTCCAACATGGCCTCCGGCGCCATCGAAGTGCTGGGCTACGAGCTGGAAGTGCTGAACCAGGCCGAGACCCCGCCCTTCCCGCTGGACGAATACTCCGACGTGGGCGAAGAAACCCGCCTGCGCTACCGCTTCATCGACCTGCGTCGTCCGGAAATGGCCGCCAAGCTGAAGCTGCGCGCGCGCATCACCAGCAGCATCCGCCGCTACCTGGACGAGAACGGCTTCCTCGACGTGGAAACCCCGATCCTGGGCCGTCCGACTCCGGAAGGCGCCCGCGACTACCTGGTGCCGAGCCGCACCTACCCGGGCCACTTCTTCGCCCTGCCGCAGTCGCCCCAGCTGTTCAAGCAGCTGCTGATGGTGGCCGGCTTCGATCGCTACTACCAGATCGCCAAGTGCTTCCGCGACGAAGACCTGCGTGCCGACCGCCAGCCGGAATTCACCCAGATCGACATCGAGACCAGCTTCCTCGACGAGAGCGACATCATCGGCATCACCGAGAAGATGGTGCGCCAGCTGTTCAAGGAAGTGCTGGATGTCGAGTTCGACGAGTTCCCGCACATGCCCTTCGAAGAAGCCATGCGCCGCTATGGTTCCGACAAGCCCGACCTGCGCATCCCGCTGGAACTGGTTGACGTCGCCGACCAGCTGCAAGGCGTGGAATTCAAGGTGTTCTCCGGCCCGGCCAACGATCCGAAGGGCCGCGTCGCCGCCCTGCGCGTACCGGGTGCCGCTTCGATGCCGCGCAGCCAGATCGACGACTACACCAAGTTCGTCGGCATCTACGGCGCCAAGGGCCTGGCCTACATCAAGGTCAACGAGCGCGCCAAGGGTGTCGAGGGCCTGCAGTCGCCCATCGTCAAGTTCATCCCCGAGGAGAACCTCAATGTGATCCTCGACCGCGTCGGTGCGGTCGATGGCGACATCGTGTTCTTCGGTGCCGACAAGGCCAAGATCGTCTGCGACGCCTTGGGCGCGCTGCGTATCAAGGTCGGCCATGACCTCAAGCTGCTCACCAAGGAGTGGGCGCCGATGTGGGTCGTGGACTTCCCGATGTTCGAAGAGAACGACGACGGCAGCCTGACCTCGCTGCACCACCCGTTCACCGCGCCCAAGTGCACCCCGGAAGAGCTCGAGGCCAACCCGGCCGGCAAGCTGTCCCGTGCCTACGACATGGTGCTCAACGGCACCGAACTGGGCGGCGGTTCCATCCGTATCCACGACAAGTCCATGCAGCAGGCGGTATTCCGCGTGCTGGGCATCGACGATGCGGAGCAGGAAGAGAAGTTCGGCTTCCTCCTCGACGCCCTGAAGTACGGCGCGCCGCCCCATGGCGGCCTGGCCTTCGGCCTCGACCGCCTGGTCATGCTGATGACCGGCGCCGCGTCGATCCGTGAAGTGATCGCCTTCCCGAAAACCCAGAGCGCCGGCGACGTCATGACCCAGGCACCGGGTACCGTGGATGCCAAGGCCCTGCGCGAGCTGAACATCCGCCTGCGCGAACAGGCCAAGACCGAGTAA